Proteins encoded within one genomic window of Pseudanabaena sp. BC1403:
- a CDS encoding ABC transporter ATP-binding protein: MKVELSHIYKSFGNVKANHDISMTVEAGTVYGILGENGAGKSTLSKVLSGFITKDSGKIVLDGMEVDIKTPADAICAGIGMLHQDPLDFPSLSVLDNFMAGRSTLGKKRSKTSSNRNDLIRELRQLSATFGFDLPPNDRLANLTVGERQQLEILRLLSLGVKTLILDEPTTGISASQKTALFTAVKQLAADGKSIIFVSHKLEDVEELCDRLMVMRQGKVIGEAEVKGRESNELASSLVDMMFGRELAIPAKHEINIQQTEPALVIQDLQIDGDRLSLQIDKLTIKSGEVIGLAGLEGNGQQLLLLACAGLLKPNAGKIRISDVDMTNRAYSNFLKAGIGYLPADRLQDGLIRGLSIHEHFMLRQSHSGFLINWRDTRKFAHEAIETFNIRGKPSTKVERLSGGNQQRTQISLLPDHLNLLLMEQLTRGLDIESTLWIWKQMMARCEKGMMILFTSSDLDEILQYSDRILVFCGGKVSQLIDAKTLTVDKLGQAIGGKFA; encoded by the coding sequence ATGAAAGTTGAACTAAGCCATATTTATAAATCCTTTGGGAATGTCAAGGCAAATCATGACATTTCCATGACTGTTGAGGCTGGAACAGTCTATGGCATCTTGGGTGAAAATGGTGCTGGGAAAAGCACTTTATCTAAAGTCCTGAGTGGATTTATTACTAAGGACTCTGGCAAGATTGTATTAGATGGAATGGAAGTTGACATTAAAACTCCTGCGGATGCAATCTGCGCAGGAATTGGGATGCTGCATCAAGATCCTTTAGACTTTCCTTCTCTGTCGGTACTTGATAATTTCATGGCTGGGAGAAGTACTTTAGGCAAAAAAAGATCTAAAACTAGCAGCAATCGTAATGATTTAATTAGAGAACTTCGGCAGCTATCCGCAACTTTTGGCTTTGACTTACCTCCTAACGATCGCCTAGCTAATCTCACAGTAGGAGAGCGTCAGCAGTTAGAAATACTTCGGCTTTTGTCTCTTGGAGTCAAGACTTTAATCCTTGATGAGCCAACTACAGGTATTTCGGCATCCCAAAAAACTGCTTTATTTACAGCGGTCAAGCAACTAGCTGCGGACGGGAAATCCATCATTTTTGTCTCGCATAAATTAGAAGATGTAGAAGAGCTATGCGATCGCCTGATGGTGATGCGTCAGGGCAAGGTGATTGGTGAAGCTGAGGTCAAAGGTCGAGAATCTAATGAGTTAGCATCGTCTTTAGTGGATATGATGTTTGGTCGTGAGCTAGCCATACCCGCAAAACATGAGATCAACATTCAGCAAACGGAACCCGCTTTAGTAATTCAGGACTTGCAGATTGATGGCGATCGCTTAAGTTTGCAGATTGACAAATTAACGATTAAATCGGGCGAGGTGATCGGGCTGGCGGGCTTGGAAGGCAATGGACAGCAATTGCTATTGCTAGCCTGTGCTGGTTTACTGAAGCCGAACGCTGGCAAGATTCGCATTAGTGATGTGGATATGACTAATCGCGCCTATAGTAATTTCCTGAAGGCAGGAATTGGCTATTTGCCAGCCGATCGCTTACAGGATGGATTGATTCGAGGTCTATCGATCCATGAGCATTTCATGTTGCGCCAATCGCATTCAGGCTTTTTAATCAATTGGCGGGATACACGCAAGTTTGCACATGAGGCGATTGAGACTTTTAATATTCGTGGGAAACCCTCTACTAAGGTTGAAAGATTATCGGGAGGTAATCAGCAGCGCACCCAAATATCACTTTTGCCAGATCATTTAAATCTACTATTAATGGAACAGCTAACCAGAGGATTAGACATCGAATCGACCCTATGGATTTGGAAACAGATGATGGCGCGTTGCGAAAAAGGAATGATGATTTTATTCACATCTTCTGATCTCGATGAGATTTTGCAATATAGCGATCGCATTCTCGTATTTTGCGGCGGCAAGGTCTCACAGCTCATTGATGCGAAAACTTTAACAGTCGATAAACTAGGTCAAGCGATCGGAGGAAAGTTTGCATAG
- a CDS encoding ABC transporter permease — MHSPLQNFSQNFQILKKFPKVVYFRIGAFVAALLFIAAVILLSSGSPPQVAMGMWNGAFGSSDRFARVISTLCPLLLASCGLIFTFTAGLYNLGIEGQITAGAIASTLLLRLIPEGFSPAIAITLAILFGIVGGGLWGLLTGLLNIYGKVSEIFAGLGMNFTAQGLALYLVFGPWKRSGVASMSGTEPFSDALALPTVGNTDFSPIALAIAIVALIVTAIVIRATYFGLKLKAVGNNLRAAYVLGIPAIAQMLSSFVICGALAGIAGSLQVVAVFHRLIPNVSSNLGFLALLVVMLINYNPFLVLPIAFLFSSLNVGSLELPLSLNLDSSLSGIIQGALLLFAILGEGLAKLSKEPAHS; from the coding sequence TTGCATAGTCCCTTACAAAATTTCTCACAAAACTTTCAAATTCTCAAAAAATTCCCTAAAGTTGTCTACTTTCGGATTGGGGCTTTTGTGGCGGCGCTATTGTTCATTGCGGCGGTGATCTTGCTATCAAGTGGCTCACCACCTCAGGTTGCGATGGGTATGTGGAATGGAGCTTTTGGCAGTAGCGATCGCTTTGCTAGGGTTATTTCTACTCTTTGCCCTTTATTACTTGCTTCCTGTGGCTTGATTTTTACCTTTACCGCAGGTTTATATAACTTAGGTATCGAAGGGCAAATTACAGCAGGCGCGATCGCCTCGACATTATTGCTCAGACTTATTCCCGAAGGGTTTTCCCCTGCGATCGCGATTACGCTTGCCATATTATTTGGCATTGTTGGCGGTGGCTTATGGGGCTTACTAACAGGATTATTAAATATCTATGGCAAAGTCAGCGAGATTTTTGCTGGTTTGGGCATGAACTTCACCGCACAGGGATTAGCTCTTTATCTAGTCTTTGGCCCGTGGAAGCGATCGGGAGTTGCCTCGATGAGTGGCACTGAGCCATTTAGCGATGCTTTAGCTTTACCTACTGTGGGCAATACGGATTTTAGTCCGATCGCCTTAGCGATCGCTATAGTTGCCTTGATTGTGACTGCGATCGTGATTAGAGCCACTTACTTTGGCTTAAAACTAAAGGCGGTGGGTAATAATCTACGAGCTGCCTATGTATTGGGAATTCCTGCGATCGCGCAAATGCTGAGCAGTTTTGTCATCTGTGGTGCATTAGCTGGTATCGCTGGCTCTTTGCAGGTAGTCGCTGTATTCCATCGGCTCATTCCCAATGTTTCTAGCAATTTAGGATTTTTAGCGCTGCTAGTAGTCATGCTGATTAATTACAATCCCTTTTTGGTTTTGCCGATCGCGTTTCTATTTAGCTCTCTCAATGTTGGTAGTCTAGAGTTACCTCTATCTCTAAATTTAGATTCTTCACTTTCTGGAATTATTCAAGGCGCATTGCTACTATTCGCTATTCTTGGCGAAGGTTTAGCAAAGTTATCTAAAGAACCCGCTCATTCTTAG